The following are encoded together in the Coprobacter tertius genome:
- a CDS encoding DUF5074 domain-containing protein: MKKTITLLCILLISGLFPRLIFAGKNIPLKESDISENYTQGVFILNEDWYGHQNGTINFLTDDGDFYYRIFQKENPGQELGCTSQFATIYGGKMYILSKQEKDPGAAITGSRLVVCDAVTMKCLKSFEKIATDSENKSIADSRAFLGVNEHTGYIGTSNGIYLFDIDNLEIGPVIEGTGGSATNTYSNQIGNMLRVENRVFAVHQSEGILVIDATTNKIETIIKGHYGSIILSLDGNLWISVCDKSNLIGNANPVPILKKLDPYTLEIKDIALTDETAIPNSWYAWTADGFCASARENKLYWRNNGSGMFNAQKIYCFDIATESITEVFDASKLGDWIIYGTGFRIDPESDDLYISLYRGNQSQIYETVRLTPSTGNIQEYEMIENYWFPAMPVFPDNELPVLSADFPSKIILTNENPLFKISLQGLVTDEDNLDAAIVTTITEIDPVEKINATIKNGYLTVSSKTGGNYSGEVTLKFNSNGKILTHNIPVEAIELTDGIDANGIEKVIVYPNPATDYLYIKTNTDKTVRIFDISGRLLKVMQITSEDNQIIISELPAGIYQIYISGTKETTRSMFIKK, from the coding sequence ATGAAAAAAACAATTACCCTTTTATGTATTCTTTTAATAAGCGGTCTTTTCCCCCGACTGATATTCGCCGGGAAAAATATTCCGTTAAAAGAAAGCGATATCAGTGAAAACTATACGCAAGGTGTATTTATTCTGAACGAAGACTGGTATGGACATCAAAACGGCACAATTAACTTTTTGACTGACGACGGAGATTTTTACTACCGTATTTTCCAAAAAGAAAATCCAGGTCAGGAACTGGGTTGTACATCGCAATTCGCCACCATATACGGAGGGAAAATGTACATTTTATCTAAACAAGAAAAAGACCCCGGAGCAGCCATAACCGGTTCCCGATTAGTTGTATGCGATGCTGTTACCATGAAATGCCTGAAATCGTTCGAAAAAATCGCTACCGATAGCGAAAATAAATCTATTGCCGATAGCCGAGCCTTCTTGGGAGTAAATGAACATACCGGTTATATCGGTACCAGTAACGGCATATATTTATTCGATATAGATAATCTGGAAATCGGCCCGGTCATAGAAGGTACCGGAGGAAGTGCTACAAATACGTATTCTAACCAGATAGGGAATATGTTACGAGTAGAAAATCGGGTTTTTGCCGTTCACCAATCTGAAGGTATTTTAGTTATCGATGCCACGACAAACAAAATAGAAACGATTATCAAAGGACATTACGGATCGATTATTCTGAGCCTCGACGGCAATCTCTGGATTAGCGTTTGCGATAAATCGAACCTGATAGGTAATGCCAACCCTGTACCGATCCTGAAAAAACTCGATCCTTACACTCTCGAAATTAAAGATATCGCCCTTACTGATGAAACGGCGATTCCCAATTCTTGGTATGCCTGGACTGCTGACGGATTTTGTGCAAGTGCAAGAGAAAATAAATTATACTGGAGAAATAACGGATCGGGCATGTTCAACGCTCAAAAAATATACTGTTTCGATATCGCGACCGAGAGCATTACAGAAGTATTCGACGCTTCGAAGTTAGGAGACTGGATTATCTACGGTACCGGTTTCCGCATCGATCCTGAATCCGATGATTTGTATATATCTCTTTATCGCGGAAATCAAAGTCAAATATACGAAACCGTAAGACTGACCCCTTCCACCGGAAATATTCAGGAATATGAAATGATCGAGAATTACTGGTTTCCGGCTATGCCTGTTTTTCCCGATAACGAACTACCGGTATTATCAGCCGATTTCCCTTCGAAAATAATTTTAACGAATGAAAATCCTTTGTTCAAAATATCTCTGCAAGGATTGGTCACTGATGAAGACAATCTCGACGCAGCCATCGTCACGACCATAACCGAAATCGATCCGGTGGAAAAAATCAATGCAACGATAAAAAACGGTTATCTGACAGTTTCCTCTAAAACAGGTGGAAACTACTCCGGAGAAGTAACTCTTAAATTCAACTCTAATGGGAAAATACTCACCCACAACATACCGGTAGAAGCGATAGAACTTACCGACGGTATCGATGCAAACGGCATAGAAAAAGTAATCGTTTACCCAAATCCGGCAACGGATTATCTGTATATAAAAACAAATACAGATAAAACAGTACGTATTTTCGATATCAGCGGTCGACTGCTAAAAGTAATGCAGATTACCTCTGAAGATAACCAAATCATCATATCGGAATTACCGGCCGGTATATATCAGATATACATTTCGGGAACTAAAGAAACAACCCGAAGTATGTTTATTAAAAAATAA
- a CDS encoding cell surface protein produces MIKQIIYSIFLFLTPICILQSCQNEIPLVNLGIDDVYLLPRMKAYKLSPGLSGKEYRWSIETVTGKDSLVSTDHDYIFLAKDPGIYNMRFEIIDDQTPFEHQFRFVVVEEEVEYSPYISKVYEYRPAPGQFINTMPEYQPGDTEETMRKKAEECISGKNDVMISLGGYGGYIVFGFDHTVINVPDQKDILILGNAFYSELFPDEKGGSCEPGIVWVAFDRNQNGKPDEDEWYELAGSEYYKPETLKNYEITYSRPDDSKIPVPDKDQSLSDVTYIPWIDNRGGSGYVSKNYSHTQNYYPQWIKEDRMVFTGTKLANNAVDKAGDGSYYMLYAYDWGYVDNHPNNLTDLNSFDIDWAVDTQGNKVHLPGVDFIKVCTAINQYCGRIGEISTEIIRAQDLHIKINDPVIPYP; encoded by the coding sequence ATGATAAAACAGATCATATACAGTATATTTCTTTTTCTGACACCGATATGCATTTTACAATCCTGTCAGAACGAAATACCGCTGGTAAATCTCGGTATCGACGATGTATATCTGTTACCGCGTATGAAAGCATATAAACTATCTCCCGGTCTTTCCGGCAAAGAATACCGTTGGAGTATAGAAACCGTAACCGGAAAAGATTCGCTCGTTTCCACCGATCACGACTATATCTTTCTGGCAAAAGACCCCGGTATTTACAATATGCGCTTTGAAATCATCGACGATCAAACTCCGTTCGAACATCAATTCCGGTTTGTTGTCGTTGAAGAAGAAGTAGAATACAGTCCATATATATCGAAAGTTTACGAATATCGTCCGGCTCCCGGACAATTCATAAACACGATGCCCGAATATCAACCGGGAGATACGGAAGAAACCATGCGAAAAAAAGCAGAAGAATGTATATCGGGTAAGAACGATGTGATGATATCCTTAGGTGGATACGGCGGATATATCGTTTTCGGATTCGACCATACCGTTATCAATGTTCCCGATCAAAAGGATATACTCATTTTAGGTAATGCTTTTTATTCCGAACTTTTTCCCGACGAAAAAGGGGGGAGCTGCGAACCCGGGATCGTATGGGTCGCTTTCGACCGGAATCAAAACGGAAAACCGGATGAGGACGAATGGTACGAACTTGCGGGAAGTGAATATTACAAGCCCGAGACACTCAAAAATTATGAAATAACTTATTCCCGTCCGGACGACTCGAAAATACCTGTACCGGACAAAGATCAATCCCTAAGCGACGTAACCTATATCCCCTGGATAGATAACAGAGGAGGGAGCGGATATGTATCGAAAAACTATTCACACACCCAGAATTACTATCCGCAATGGATAAAAGAAGACAGAATGGTATTTACAGGAACAAAATTGGCAAACAATGCTGTAGATAAAGCCGGAGACGGAAGTTATTATATGCTTTACGCTTATGACTGGGGGTATGTAGATAACCATCCTAATAACCTGACCGACCTTAATAGCTTCGATATAGACTGGGCCGTAGATACACAGGGAAATAAAGTACATTTGCCGGGGGTAGATTTTATAAAAGTATGCACAGCTATAAATCAATATTGCGGACGAATCGGAGAAATCTCTACCGAAATCATCCGTGCACAGGATTTACATATTAAAATTAACGATCCTGTCATACCCTATCCATAA
- a CDS encoding YncE family protein, with the protein MKPTLSHIILISFFPIIFLACREDELVVPAEYEIIPEKADVNAAPRGMYVLNEGNMGSNKCTLDYLDYTFGLYIRNLYAERNPNVIKELGDVGNDIQIYGSKLYAVINCSHKIEVMDARSCKRITQIDIPNCRYIRFYRGNAYVSSYVAPVQIDPNAPQGAVYRIDTASMQITGKVTVGYQPEEMAIAGSYLYVANSGGYRAPDYDNTVSVIELERFKQVRKTAVGINLSRIRADKYGKLWVSSRGDYKTVPSNLYVMEKKKGYNEMVVTDTLNIPCSNLAFHGDSLYIISTQWDEYTQTNTVSYAIIDIRTKKQISKNFITDETQEDIKIPYGLQVHPVTGDIFVTDAKNYVSSGTLYCYDKKGRRKWSVRTGDIPAHMTFLNR; encoded by the coding sequence ATGAAACCGACGCTTTCACATATTATCTTAATATCATTTTTCCCGATAATCTTTTTAGCTTGCCGGGAAGATGAACTCGTGGTACCGGCGGAATACGAAATTATTCCCGAAAAGGCAGATGTCAATGCCGCCCCGAGAGGAATGTATGTATTGAATGAAGGCAATATGGGAAGCAATAAATGCACTCTCGATTATCTCGATTATACTTTTGGACTGTATATACGCAATTTATATGCCGAACGTAACCCGAATGTTATAAAAGAACTCGGCGATGTCGGAAACGATATACAAATATACGGGAGCAAGCTATATGCCGTTATTAATTGTTCGCATAAAATAGAAGTAATGGATGCCCGTTCGTGCAAACGCATCACGCAAATCGACATTCCTAATTGCCGCTATATACGATTCTATCGGGGAAACGCTTATGTTTCTTCTTATGTCGCACCGGTACAAATCGACCCGAACGCACCACAAGGCGCCGTATATCGAATCGACACCGCCAGCATGCAAATAACCGGAAAAGTAACAGTCGGCTACCAACCCGAAGAAATGGCCATAGCCGGAAGTTACCTTTACGTTGCTAATTCAGGCGGATATCGAGCACCTGATTACGATAATACGGTATCGGTAATAGAGCTCGAACGGTTTAAACAAGTGCGTAAAACAGCGGTAGGAATTAACCTGAGCCGTATTAGAGCCGATAAATACGGTAAATTATGGGTGAGCTCGAGAGGAGATTATAAAACTGTTCCCTCCAATCTGTACGTTATGGAAAAAAAGAAAGGATACAATGAAATGGTCGTTACCGATACCCTGAACATTCCTTGTTCGAACCTCGCCTTTCATGGCGATTCCCTCTATATTATAAGTACGCAATGGGATGAATATACACAGACCAATACTGTCTCATACGCCATTATCGACATACGTACCAAAAAACAAATCAGTAAAAATTTCATTACCGACGAAACGCAGGAAGATATAAAAATACCTTACGGATTACAAGTACATCCGGTAACAGGTGATATTTTCGTAACCGACGCTAAAAATTATGTATCGAGCGGAACATTATATTGTTACGACAAAAAAGGAAGAAGAAAATGGAGTGTACGTACGGGAGATATTCCGGCTCATATGACATTCCTAAACCGATAA
- a CDS encoding TonB-dependent receptor plug domain-containing protein produces the protein MRNFYKHKILSVTVSFLYLFPVFSQNRLDSIQHLPDVTITAKTFKEVIPSQKLSGKELEKLNSQSVADALRYFSGVQLKDYGGVGGIKTVNIRSMGSQHVGVFYDGIQISNAQNGQVDLGMFSLDNIEEISLYNGQKSEIFQPAKDFASGGAIYLRSRKPRFTEGKTTHLKATLKAGSFDVINPSLLFEYKISPQINTSFSAEWLNASGKYKFRYRRVNPAGEIAYDTTATRQNGDINATRLEAGLFGTIKDGTWQARFYNYNSERGIPGAIVNNVWRRGERIWDTNSFMQGTVQKEFTHRYKSMLNVKYAFYRTHYVNNDDKLIQVDNLYKQKEIYLSSANVYTILPQWDVSVSYDFQWNELRSDMRDFVYPTRYTHLLAAATSYTWGPLKVLGSCLGSFVKDRIREIESPKPKRIVSPSAYLSVKPFSRPELYIRAFYKKSFRMPTFNDLYYADMGNSKLNPENATQYDIGITYSKNWDDGFFRTFSIQTDGYYNSIKNKIIAYPKGQQFRWTILNLGKVDINGIDISAQTTCSPINRLFITLKGQYTYQKAIDVTDPSDNYYRDQIPYIPWHSGSAVLQAAYRGWYANYSFIYVGERYNQQENIRYNYTQPWYTSDISLIKEFHLKFGTLKAAIEVNNLLSQDYDVILNYPMPKRNYKFTLSIEI, from the coding sequence ATGAGAAATTTTTACAAACACAAAATTTTATCGGTAACCGTATCTTTTCTTTATCTTTTCCCGGTTTTTTCACAAAACCGGCTCGACTCGATCCAACACTTGCCCGACGTAACAATAACCGCAAAAACATTTAAAGAAGTTATCCCTTCACAAAAGCTTAGTGGTAAAGAACTGGAAAAACTCAATAGCCAAAGCGTAGCCGATGCTCTTCGTTATTTTTCGGGAGTACAATTAAAGGATTATGGAGGTGTAGGAGGGATAAAAACCGTAAATATCCGAAGTATGGGTAGTCAGCACGTCGGTGTTTTCTATGACGGCATTCAAATAAGCAACGCACAAAACGGGCAGGTAGATCTGGGCATGTTTTCCCTCGATAATATCGAAGAAATTTCTTTGTATAACGGACAAAAAAGCGAGATTTTTCAACCAGCTAAAGATTTCGCTTCTGGAGGAGCCATATATTTGCGTTCGAGAAAACCTCGTTTTACCGAGGGGAAGACTACGCACCTGAAAGCGACTCTAAAAGCCGGATCATTCGATGTCATCAACCCTTCGCTTTTATTCGAATACAAAATCTCTCCCCAAATAAATACCTCCTTCAGTGCGGAATGGCTCAATGCGAGCGGAAAATATAAATTCAGATACCGGCGTGTCAATCCAGCCGGCGAAATCGCTTACGATACGACTGCTACCCGTCAAAACGGCGATATAAACGCTACACGCCTCGAAGCCGGACTATTCGGTACGATAAAAGACGGAACCTGGCAAGCCAGATTTTACAATTATAATTCGGAAAGAGGTATTCCGGGAGCGATCGTAAACAATGTATGGAGACGCGGCGAAAGAATATGGGATACCAATTCTTTCATGCAAGGTACGGTACAAAAAGAATTCACTCACCGTTATAAAAGCATGCTGAATGTAAAATACGCTTTTTACCGTACTCATTATGTAAATAACGATGATAAACTCATACAGGTAGATAACCTGTATAAACAAAAAGAGATATATCTTTCATCGGCCAATGTATATACGATATTGCCCCAGTGGGACGTATCGGTATCTTACGATTTTCAATGGAACGAATTACGCTCGGATATGAGGGATTTCGTTTACCCTACCCGCTATACTCATTTATTGGCAGCGGCAACTTCGTATACATGGGGACCTTTAAAGGTATTGGGAAGTTGTTTGGGAAGCTTTGTCAAAGACCGCATCCGAGAAATAGAGTCTCCCAAGCCCAAACGTATAGTTTCTCCATCTGCTTACCTTTCGGTAAAACCTTTCTCACGTCCTGAATTATACATAAGGGCATTTTATAAAAAATCGTTCCGTATGCCTACCTTTAATGACTTGTATTATGCCGATATGGGAAATTCGAAACTGAACCCCGAAAACGCGACTCAGTACGACATAGGAATTACCTACTCGAAAAACTGGGATGATGGATTTTTTCGGACCTTCAGTATTCAAACAGACGGATATTATAACAGCATTAAAAACAAAATAATTGCCTACCCAAAAGGCCAGCAATTCAGATGGACGATATTGAATCTCGGCAAAGTCGACATCAATGGGATCGACATCTCGGCTCAAACTACATGTAGCCCGATAAACCGATTATTCATTACGTTAAAAGGACAATACACTTATCAAAAAGCGATTGATGTAACCGATCCCTCCGACAACTATTATCGCGACCAAATTCCTTATATCCCCTGGCATAGCGGCTCGGCAGTTTTACAAGCTGCATATCGGGGTTGGTACGCTAATTACAGTTTTATATATGTAGGAGAAAGGTATAACCAGCAAGAAAATATCCGCTATAATTACACACAACCCTGGTACACCAGCGATATTTCACTGATCAAGGAATTCCATCTGAAATTCGGAACACTGAAAGCAGCGATCGAGGTAAATAACCTTCTCAGTCAAGATTATGATGTGATTCTTAATTATCCGATGCCTAAACGAAACTATAAATTTACGTTATCTATCGAAATATAA